A genome region from Fervidobacterium changbaicum includes the following:
- a CDS encoding heme NO-binding domain-containing protein, with protein sequence MKSFIMNVWINTWKKLYGDNVVNSLIEKYKIDTSKLLIPINDISDNVVVEFSKELAQRVGKTYEQLWEETGYNNIKTFEKFYPSYFRKDSCMSFLSAMDGVHRVLTRRISGAKPPRIIFNYIDDRTAIIRYQSHRDFRYYFLGLLKGASEFFNDPIEVEILDQGSSNSGSFIEVKVRSTKPYGRTIRLKSYKVLSLGLLKSFISTYTVVFPVLTFVATLILTSLFNNPLIAAFSVSVLTFVGVTFGLRDFRASIEGVKHIGKIYKEKDFNKTVYIKGEKDFEEISNINAEAIESLREFLLGIQGDAEELMTFAKKTMESSEAVLEQIDTMKELSAQVADTAVQISNDAERISEAVSSNVDTITKTISDQNQIIKDLNLAVEKIINAAKSVENSANGMKVMSNDFEAIANESEQLRNQASAIMEIASTVMSIAEQTNLLALNAAIEAARSGEAGRGFAVVADEIRKLAEESKASAVKISQFLNTVSDGIARLSQSILNGYEELKSQSKTLSESANQSRESSNIISHIARQLNDLVETLNSEAQKLESITTSIQNLLAISEESSATAEEISASIQKFLDEINNVFANVKQTIALLNTIQDNFKEVKI encoded by the coding sequence ATGAAAAGCTTTATCATGAACGTATGGATAAATACCTGGAAGAAGCTGTATGGTGATAACGTTGTAAACTCTCTTATTGAAAAGTACAAGATTGACACTTCAAAGTTACTTATCCCTATCAACGATATTTCCGACAACGTTGTAGTAGAGTTTTCGAAAGAGTTAGCTCAAAGAGTGGGAAAGACATACGAGCAACTTTGGGAAGAAACGGGGTACAATAACATTAAGACATTTGAAAAATTCTACCCAAGCTATTTTAGAAAGGACAGCTGTATGTCTTTTCTGAGCGCTATGGATGGAGTACACAGGGTTTTAACAAGACGTATCTCGGGTGCTAAACCTCCGAGAATCATTTTCAATTACATAGATGACCGAACGGCAATTATTAGGTATCAGTCTCATCGGGATTTTAGGTACTACTTTTTGGGCTTGCTAAAAGGCGCCTCAGAGTTTTTCAACGACCCAATAGAGGTCGAGATTCTTGACCAAGGTTCATCAAACTCTGGCAGTTTTATCGAAGTTAAGGTGCGCTCCACAAAACCATACGGAAGGACAATCAGACTGAAGAGTTACAAAGTGCTCAGTTTAGGTTTGCTTAAAAGCTTTATTTCAACATACACAGTAGTTTTTCCGGTATTAACATTTGTTGCTACGTTGATTTTAACAAGTCTTTTCAATAATCCTCTCATTGCAGCGTTTTCAGTGTCTGTTCTGACTTTTGTTGGTGTAACTTTCGGTTTGAGGGATTTTAGGGCAAGTATTGAAGGTGTGAAACATATTGGCAAGATATACAAGGAAAAAGATTTCAATAAAACGGTCTACATTAAGGGTGAAAAAGATTTTGAGGAGATATCAAACATCAACGCGGAAGCGATCGAAAGTCTCAGAGAATTTTTACTTGGTATCCAAGGCGATGCGGAAGAGCTTATGACGTTTGCAAAAAAGACGATGGAATCATCTGAAGCTGTGCTCGAACAAATTGACACAATGAAAGAATTATCCGCTCAAGTTGCCGACACAGCTGTTCAAATCAGTAACGATGCGGAAAGGATATCTGAGGCTGTCTCGTCCAACGTGGATACTATTACAAAAACAATTAGTGACCAGAACCAAATAATAAAGGACCTTAACTTGGCTGTAGAAAAGATAATCAATGCAGCTAAGAGTGTTGAGAATTCTGCGAACGGTATGAAGGTGATGAGTAATGACTTTGAGGCGATAGCGAACGAAAGTGAACAGCTGAGAAATCAAGCCAGTGCAATTATGGAGATCGCAAGCACGGTTATGAGCATCGCGGAACAAACGAACTTGTTGGCATTGAACGCCGCGATAGAAGCAGCGAGAAGCGGAGAAGCAGGTAGAGGATTTGCAGTTGTAGCTGATGAAATTAGAAAACTTGCAGAAGAAAGTAAGGCATCGGCTGTTAAGATATCACAGTTTTTGAATACTGTGTCGGATGGGATAGCAAGGCTCAGCCAGAGCATATTGAATGGGTATGAAGAACTTAAAAGTCAATCGAAAACCTTGTCTGAGAGTGCTAATCAAAGCAGAGAGTCAAGTAATATCATATCCCACATAGCTCGACAACTGAACGATTTGGTTGAAACACTGAATTCAGAAGCTCAGAAACTTGAAAGCATAACAACCAGCATCCAGAATCTGCTAGCAATTTCTGAGGAGAGTTCAGCTACAGCGGAAGAAATTAGCGCGTCAATACAAAAGTTCTTGGATGAAATCAACAATGTTTTCGCTAATGTGAAACAAACAATTGCCTTGTTGAACACTATCCAAGATAATTTCAAGGAGGTAAAAATATAA
- a CDS encoding TetR/AcrR family transcriptional regulator, whose protein sequence is MSNRASETKQRILEAARKLFAEKGYDGVSMEDIAQASGVRKSLIYYYFPSKEVLFEEVWIGVIDELEKELFSEVESEKSISGAIKKLIRKYIEFTLNKSELSRLIARERMNVLENGESLSRAKGKYISLLSRLEKIFEKGKQENVLNDIEPSTATEIISTVDSIPRKSLIKSVEEFLVRTILKERAEH, encoded by the coding sequence TTGAGTAACCGCGCATCAGAAACAAAGCAGAGAATTTTAGAAGCTGCGAGGAAGTTGTTTGCCGAAAAAGGATATGACGGTGTTAGCATGGAGGACATTGCGCAGGCCTCAGGCGTGCGCAAGTCTCTTATATATTATTATTTTCCGAGCAAAGAAGTATTATTTGAAGAAGTCTGGATCGGTGTCATTGATGAGCTTGAGAAAGAACTTTTCTCCGAAGTCGAAAGCGAGAAAAGTATATCCGGGGCTATTAAAAAGCTGATAAGAAAATACATCGAATTTACTTTGAATAAGTCTGAGTTAAGTAGATTGATTGCTCGTGAACGTATGAACGTTTTGGAGAACGGTGAAAGTTTATCAAGAGCAAAAGGCAAATACATTAGTTTGTTGAGCAGACTCGAAAAGATTTTTGAAAAAGGGAAGCAGGAGAACGTTTTGAACGATATAGAGCCTTCAACAGCAACTGAAATTATATCAACCGTTGATTCGATTCCGAGAAAGAGCCTTATTAAAAGCGTAGAAGAGTTTTTGGTCAGAACGATTCTCAAAGAAAGAGCTGAACATTAG
- the rpmE gene encoding 50S ribosomal protein L31, with amino-acid sequence MRKGIHPEMRLLTVRCACGAEHKIWTTKEQLKVDVCSNCHPLYKGSGGVGLIVDTEGRVQKFKKKFEGKY; translated from the coding sequence TTGAGAAAGGGTATCCACCCAGAGATGAGGTTGCTAACTGTCAGATGTGCATGTGGTGCAGAGCACAAGATTTGGACCACCAAGGAACAACTTAAGGTCGATGTCTGCTCTAATTGCCATCCACTTTACAAAGGAAGTGGAGGTGTTGGACTGATAGTAGACACCGAAGGACGCGTTCAGAAATTCAAGAAAAAGTTCGAAGGTAAGTATTAA
- a CDS encoding GGDEF domain-containing protein — protein MTEYIKYYLKPATIAFLAFLVLFFAFRYAITAKGFEITGWKILEDKAGVFSGSSGILNATFYKVLKSPSTVTITADINLQSSEGKAKYLYIPQIDASYFAVKTDGKVIGSFGFRDDKTGHTWYQPYIFLLPDSFDTLEIEIAGVYEIGIDFTAKVIDNSQKGKYQLLYLLTAVLLPISLGLAVTISIILYLIARTMDKSKQTIYLHLSISSFLGGIWMFDMIPFPTFGSTLGLLIFRKIFVVSAYLAFASLIYGINKEYFEDLKILDKIMISANITAAILVLLSPTNYSMKILTNNIAILLVVNAIYLFWKTLGIFSQILFAFAFFFILTVAHDGMIMLFSTNAKLLSAFGIVSLFAGFAYSLVSEYKEMIVRVTMSHLRSVTDPLTGAYNRGFLSEVSFSSEDSFVYIDMDNFKSINDNYGHKVGDEILKLLVQTIRKNIRSNDYVIRMGGDEFLTVLRNCPVEKAKEIFDKIAEEFSNTHELRPGFSFGVVQYILNTENTLRIVDTLMYKMKETRRQKNNLV, from the coding sequence ATGACGGAATACATTAAATATTACCTAAAACCAGCCACGATTGCTTTCCTGGCCTTTTTAGTTTTATTTTTCGCCTTTAGATATGCGATAACAGCAAAAGGTTTTGAAATAACTGGTTGGAAGATTTTAGAAGATAAAGCCGGCGTTTTTTCTGGTTCGTCAGGTATACTCAATGCAACCTTTTACAAGGTTTTAAAGTCTCCATCGACAGTAACTATCACTGCGGATATTAATCTGCAGAGTTCAGAGGGTAAGGCAAAGTACTTGTACATTCCTCAGATAGATGCCTCGTACTTTGCCGTAAAAACAGACGGGAAAGTAATTGGGAGTTTCGGATTTAGAGATGACAAGACTGGTCACACGTGGTATCAGCCATACATTTTTCTGCTTCCAGATTCTTTTGATACATTAGAAATAGAAATAGCTGGTGTATATGAAATCGGTATTGACTTCACCGCAAAAGTTATAGACAACTCGCAAAAAGGAAAATATCAATTGCTCTATCTTTTAACTGCCGTTTTGCTACCCATAAGTTTGGGATTAGCTGTAACTATCTCAATAATTCTTTACCTCATCGCGCGAACCATGGATAAATCAAAGCAAACGATTTATTTGCACCTTTCGATCTCAAGTTTTCTAGGTGGAATTTGGATGTTCGACATGATTCCGTTTCCAACGTTTGGGAGTACTTTGGGATTACTCATCTTTCGGAAAATATTCGTTGTCTCAGCTTATCTGGCATTTGCGTCGCTGATATACGGCATTAACAAAGAGTACTTCGAAGACCTCAAAATCCTCGATAAAATAATGATATCCGCAAACATTACTGCTGCAATCCTCGTTTTGCTTTCACCAACTAATTACTCCATGAAAATTCTTACCAACAACATCGCGATTCTGCTTGTTGTTAATGCAATTTATCTTTTCTGGAAGACACTGGGCATATTTTCTCAAATACTCTTTGCTTTCGCTTTCTTCTTTATACTAACTGTTGCACATGATGGAATGATTATGCTATTTTCAACTAATGCAAAGCTTCTGTCAGCATTCGGGATCGTCTCACTCTTTGCAGGCTTTGCTTATAGTTTGGTCAGCGAATACAAAGAAATGATTGTTAGAGTCACTATGTCACATTTAAGAAGTGTGACAGACCCACTGACAGGTGCTTATAACAGAGGTTTCTTGAGCGAGGTAAGTTTCTCTTCAGAGGATTCATTTGTGTATATAGACATGGATAATTTTAAATCCATAAACGATAATTACGGTCACAAAGTTGGCGATGAGATTCTTAAGCTACTTGTTCAAACTATTCGTAAGAACATCCGTTCAAACGATTACGTGATAAGAATGGGAGGGGATGAATTCTTAACCGTGCTTAGAAATTGCCCTGTTGAAAAAGCGAAGGAAATTTTTGATAAAATTGCTGAAGAATTTTCTAATACTCATGAATTGAGACCTGGATTTTCGTTTGGCGTTGTACAGTACATATTAAACACAGAAAATACTCTGAGAATTGTTGATACTTTAATGTACAAGATGAAAGAGACAAGAAGACAAAAGAATAATTTGGTGTAG
- a CDS encoding MFS transporter — MNSSVSQKKKAFYFVLLMGLVSLFSDITYEGARSLVGPYLGLLGASAVVVSAIAGFGELLGYTLRFVTGRLVDKTRKYWFFATFGYAMNLFVIPTLALTKHWYAAAVLIILERVGKAFRKPAKDTITSFAGSHLGYGTTFAIEEFLDQIGATIGPLIMSITVAQNIKLETADAYRKAFGFLLFPALITMGIIFIARTLVPEPEKMEKSQDKVRSAKFDKSFYLYLISISLIAFGFADFALIGFHAQKNNILSPALIPLAYMTAMIVDAFAGLIFGRLFDRFGIVIMSVASFITSFYAIFSFGMTKEAIFLGAVLWGIGMGANESIMKATVAKLVSSEVRGTAYGFFNAIFGIAWFIGSAVLGFLYALNRYYLMYVASLTQILAAVLLLYLSVMAKRKSST; from the coding sequence ATGAACAGTAGTGTCTCGCAGAAAAAGAAGGCTTTCTATTTTGTTCTCTTAATGGGCTTGGTAAGTTTGTTTAGCGATATCACATACGAAGGTGCACGAAGCTTAGTAGGTCCTTACCTTGGTCTGCTCGGTGCATCTGCTGTTGTAGTAAGTGCCATCGCTGGATTTGGCGAGCTTTTGGGTTACACTCTGAGGTTTGTGACCGGAAGGCTGGTTGACAAAACCCGTAAGTATTGGTTCTTTGCGACTTTTGGTTACGCAATGAACCTTTTCGTAATTCCCACATTAGCGTTAACAAAACACTGGTATGCAGCAGCTGTCTTGATTATTTTAGAACGCGTCGGAAAGGCATTCAGAAAACCAGCAAAGGATACAATAACATCTTTCGCTGGAAGTCACCTTGGCTACGGAACCACCTTTGCCATTGAGGAGTTTTTGGACCAAATTGGTGCGACGATAGGGCCTCTTATTATGAGTATAACTGTGGCTCAGAATATAAAGCTTGAAACTGCGGATGCATATCGTAAAGCGTTTGGGTTTCTTTTGTTTCCAGCTCTTATAACCATGGGCATCATTTTCATAGCAAGGACACTGGTGCCTGAGCCAGAAAAAATGGAAAAATCACAAGACAAAGTCCGTTCCGCCAAATTCGATAAGAGTTTTTACCTGTACTTAATCTCCATTTCGCTCATAGCGTTTGGTTTTGCCGATTTTGCATTGATAGGGTTCCACGCTCAGAAGAACAACATACTTTCTCCAGCTCTAATTCCATTAGCGTACATGACAGCTATGATTGTAGATGCATTTGCCGGTTTGATATTCGGTCGACTTTTCGATAGGTTCGGAATAGTGATCATGTCAGTTGCCTCTTTTATCACGTCATTTTATGCGATCTTTTCCTTCGGAATGACGAAAGAAGCGATTTTTTTAGGTGCCGTGCTATGGGGTATCGGTATGGGAGCAAACGAATCTATAATGAAGGCAACGGTAGCCAAGCTAGTGAGTTCAGAAGTCAGGGGCACTGCGTATGGATTTTTCAACGCGATTTTTGGAATCGCTTGGTTTATAGGTAGCGCCGTACTCGGATTTTTGTATGCTCTCAACAGATATTATTTGATGTACGTCGCATCGCTTACTCAGATCCTAGCGGCTGTCTTGCTGTTGTACCTGTCAGTTATGGCAAAAAGGAAATCCTCTACATAG
- the lysA gene encoding diaminopimelate decarboxylase: MDEFVKTFSADLVEQLASMYGSPLYVYSEKIIRQRARIVKKTFEGINLFPTFACKANNNPNLIRILKDEGFGTDVVTLGEYHASKMAGILDEMIVWNGNGKCINEMSVLSNVRYVNVDSIEELERWKKISTRTGQIPELFLRINPDVDPKTHPHISTGLKKNKFGIPIDMVDTALQKARNSNLKIVGFHVHIGSQITDFEPFAEAISQVVELSKRYDFGKINIGGGWGINYKDKELDLSQYQRTVVPLLRDFEEVVVEIGRYIVGPAGVLILKVEYVKRTHEKVFIVVDGGMNVLVRPAMYGAFHGARVLRPEEEMKTEVDVVGPLCESGDILAKHLMLEIPKEGSYILVENAGAYGFSMASNYNSTLRPAEVLITEDGEPRLIRKRETFEDLFRTIV, encoded by the coding sequence GTGGATGAATTTGTTAAGACCTTTTCAGCTGACCTTGTAGAACAGTTAGCGTCAATGTACGGTTCACCGCTTTATGTTTACTCTGAGAAAATTATCAGGCAAAGGGCACGTATCGTGAAAAAAACATTCGAAGGGATAAATCTTTTCCCAACCTTTGCGTGCAAAGCAAACAACAATCCAAATTTGATTCGAATTCTTAAAGATGAAGGATTTGGAACCGATGTTGTGACGTTGGGAGAGTATCATGCATCTAAAATGGCAGGTATTTTGGATGAAATGATTGTATGGAATGGCAATGGTAAATGTATAAACGAAATGTCGGTACTGTCGAATGTTAGGTATGTTAATGTGGATTCGATCGAGGAACTGGAAAGATGGAAAAAGATAAGCACTAGGACTGGGCAAATTCCAGAATTATTCTTAAGAATAAATCCCGATGTTGATCCAAAAACGCATCCACATATATCGACAGGTTTGAAAAAGAACAAATTCGGAATTCCCATTGATATGGTAGATACTGCTTTACAAAAAGCAAGAAATAGTAATCTGAAGATAGTTGGTTTCCATGTCCATATCGGTTCGCAAATAACCGATTTCGAGCCATTTGCTGAAGCAATAAGCCAAGTTGTAGAGCTCAGCAAAAGGTACGATTTTGGTAAGATCAACATAGGTGGTGGCTGGGGGATAAATTATAAAGATAAAGAGCTTGACCTATCCCAATACCAACGTACAGTTGTGCCTCTGCTTAGGGACTTCGAGGAAGTTGTTGTTGAAATCGGTAGATACATCGTTGGACCAGCCGGAGTGCTTATTCTGAAAGTAGAATACGTGAAAAGAACTCATGAAAAGGTATTCATAGTGGTTGATGGAGGGATGAACGTTCTTGTTCGTCCCGCAATGTATGGAGCGTTTCACGGAGCAAGAGTTTTAAGACCTGAAGAGGAAATGAAAACCGAGGTAGACGTTGTCGGACCACTTTGTGAATCAGGAGATATCTTGGCAAAACACCTTATGTTAGAAATACCAAAGGAAGGTAGCTATATTCTTGTTGAAAATGCGGGTGCTTATGGTTTTTCCATGGCAAGTAATTACAACTCGACTCTAAGACCTGCGGAAGTACTGATTACAGAAGATGGTGAACCAAGATTGATCAGAAAACGTGAAACCTTCGAAGATCTGTTTAGAACAATCGTGTGA
- a CDS encoding S1 RNA-binding domain-containing protein, whose amino-acid sequence MEVGQVVKGKVTEVLKFGANVELENGEKGFIHISKISNQYVQKVEDFLKVGQEVEAKIVGKGKDGKWELSLKEETTKMSDAELKKEEFEKKLQKFLKDSQKTYSEYKKRLDKKQGVTKRR is encoded by the coding sequence ATGGAAGTTGGTCAAGTGGTAAAAGGCAAAGTAACAGAAGTACTCAAATTCGGAGCAAACGTTGAACTAGAGAATGGAGAAAAGGGGTTTATTCACATTTCAAAGATTTCAAACCAGTATGTTCAGAAGGTAGAGGATTTTCTAAAAGTAGGACAGGAAGTTGAAGCAAAAATTGTTGGAAAAGGTAAGGACGGCAAGTGGGAACTGTCACTCAAAGAAGAAACAACGAAGATGAGTGATGCCGAATTGAAGAAGGAAGAGTTCGAAAAGAAACTCCAAAAGTTTTTAAAAGATAGCCAGAAAACGTATTCTGAGTACAAAAAGAGACTTGACAAAAAGCAAGGCGTAACAAAAAGAAGATAA
- a CDS encoding class II glutamine amidotransferase, whose amino-acid sequence MAAFSTKEVVDISSLFEIVSWMAKNGKGAEHSDGYGVLVFDEISKFEYKTTVPIYDDFRGRELVKQIHGKLGLIHARKASQGVPVGLQQLHPFHIRGRYLAHNGTITGADRSNAFQSDTYDFFSNVVDFEDFESLVNNVKRYISTHDFTGVNFLLVDEFEKALYVGCIYKKDVDYFTLHYKIDALGFYVYSEQMEDSLLEMENGEILKVVEGNIVEQGKVF is encoded by the coding sequence ATGGCTGCTTTTTCAACAAAAGAGGTAGTCGATATTTCTTCGCTCTTCGAAATTGTCTCTTGGATGGCAAAGAACGGTAAGGGAGCTGAGCACAGCGATGGGTATGGCGTTTTGGTGTTTGATGAGATATCTAAATTTGAGTACAAAACCACGGTTCCAATTTATGATGACTTCCGTGGTAGAGAATTAGTCAAACAGATCCACGGAAAACTAGGTTTGATACATGCGCGCAAAGCCTCACAGGGAGTTCCCGTTGGGCTTCAGCAACTCCATCCTTTCCACATAAGAGGTCGTTACTTGGCCCACAATGGGACGATTACAGGTGCGGATAGATCAAATGCCTTTCAAAGCGATACATACGACTTTTTCAGTAATGTGGTCGATTTTGAAGATTTTGAATCGCTGGTGAATAATGTCAAGCGATACATTAGCACCCATGATTTCACAGGTGTTAATTTCTTGCTCGTAGATGAATTTGAAAAAGCCCTCTATGTAGGGTGTATTTACAAAAAAGACGTTGATTACTTTACGCTCCACTACAAAATTGACGCTCTCGGTTTTTATGTTTATTCTGAGCAAATGGAGGACTCTTTGTTGGAAATGGAAAATGGAGAGATTCTCAAAGTCGTGGAAGGTAATATAGTTGAGCAAGGGAAGGTGTTTTAA